From the genome of Burkholderia pyrrocinia:
GGATGGCAATGCCGCAGCCGGGGGCGGGACGCGGCCGGATCGCGGGACGCGGTGCCTGCGTGTCAGCCGGCAGTCGACGGCGGCTCGACGGGCGCAGGCGATTCGTCCGGTGACGGCGCGGCGCGCACGAGCGCGAGCGGACGGATGCCGAGCAAGGCCATGAGCGGCGACGCGGGTTCGACCAGTTCGCCGAGCGTGTGCCGGTCGAGTTCGGCGAAGAACGCATCGCGTGCGGCCGCCAGCACGCCCTTCAGGCGGCACTGCGGTTCGATCACGCAGCCGCGCGACTCGCTGCCGTCGGTCGAAAAGCAGCCGACCAGCGCGAAGTCGCTCTCGGTTGCGCGCACGACCTGGCCGACCGTCAGTTGCAGCGATTCGGGGAACAGCCGCAGCCCGCCATTGCGGCCGCGGACCGTGTCGACCCATCCCAGCTCGCCGAGCTGCTGCACGACTTTCATCAGATGGTTCTTCGAGATGCCGTAGGCGTCCGAGATCTCCTGGATCGTCGCGAGCCCCTCGCCGCGCACGGCAAGGTACAGCATCACGCGCAGCGAATAGTCGGTGTAGTCGGTGAGTCTCATGGGCGAATACGGAAATGATCGATCGTCCCCCGATGACGTGAGCCGAGTCGATCGGCACGCGCGCCGGGCCGGCTGACGGCCCCGTTCCGCGACGGCGAGTTGCCGGGATCGCGTGCGCGCAATAAGATGCGTGACATCTACACGTTTTTCAGGGGTTGGTGGACGCTATTTTGCGTCAAAATCCTGCCGGCGTCCTGCTCGTTGCCCGCGCCACCGCTCCGCTTTCGCCCAAATCTTCCGGCCCTTTTGCCATGACCGCCCTGCCCGCCTCGCCCGAAACCGCACCGGCCCGCCCTCGCGATGCCGAACCGACCGAAGACAACATTCGCGATCTCGTCTACGCGTTCTACGACCGCGTGCGTGCCGATCCGCTGCTCGGGCCCGTGTTCGACGCGAAACTGGCCGGCCGCTGGGACGACCACCTGCCGAAGATGGTCACGTTCTGGTCGAGCCTCGTGCTCGGCACCAAGGGCTATCGCGGCAATGTGCAGCAGGCGCACCAGCCGCTCGACGGGATCGAGCCGGCCCATTTCAGCCGCTGGCTGTCGCTGTTCCTGAAGACCGTCGAGGCGCGCTACGCGCCGCCCGCGGCGATCCGTTTCATGGAACCCGCGCTGCGGATCGCGCAGAGCCTGCAGTTGAGCCGGTTCGGCTGGGATTATCGGATTCCGCCCGAGCAGCAGGCGCTGCTCGACGCGATCGCGCCGCGCCGCCGCGACGAGGGCGACGATCCGCACGCGTTGCCGTCGCGCGCCCGCGGCGAACCGTTTCCGACGAAGATCATCGGGCGCAGCACCGATCCGGACGCTTAACGCTCACACATCGCGCGCGACGCTTGGCGCACCTGCGGCACATCGTCGCATCGCCGCATCACCCGGACGCCGCGTTCAGCGCGGTGTGTTGCCCGATTCGACGCCCCAGCGCGCGAGCGCCGCATCGTCGGCGCTGCGCGCATCGACCCAGCGCTCGCCGTCCGGCGTCGTTTCCTTCTTCCAGAACGGCGCTTCGGTCTTCAGGTAGTCCATCACGAACTCGCACGACGCGAACGCATCGCCGCGATGCGCGGCGACCGTCGCCACCATCACGATCTGGTCGAGCGGCAAGAGCCTGCCGACCCGATGCACGATCGCGACGTCGATGCCCGGCCAGCGCCGGCCGGCCTCGGCGGCGATCTTCTCGAGCGCCTTCTCGGTCATCCCCGGATAGTGCTCGAGCTCCATCGCGGCGACCGAATCGCCTTCGTTCAGGTCGCGCACGGTGCCGACGAAACATGCGACCGCGCCGATCTTCGGATTGCGCGCGCGCAATGCCGCGACTTCGGCGTTCAGATCGAAGTCGTCGGTCTGGATTCGTATCGTTGCCATCATCTGCCTCTGTCGACCCGAGTTAGCGCTTTAGCGGTTACTCGGGTCCCATGCTTCGCGGTCGACCAGAGTTAGCGCTTCAGCGCTTACTCTGGCCCCATGCATCGCGGTCGACCCAAGTTAGCGCTTCAGCGCTAACTCGGGTCCCATGCAAAGCTCAACCGCCCGTCACCGGCGGAAAGAACGCGACCTCGCAGCCCTCGGTGAGCCGCGTGTCGGGATCGGTCATCTCGTGGTTACACGCCATGCGCAATGCGCGCCCTTCGGCGAGCGTCTCGGCCCACGCACCGCCGCGCACGCGCAGCCACGCGCGCACGTCGCCGACGGTCGTTACGCTGTCCGGCACGTCGGCCTGCTCGTCGGCAACGCCCAGCGCTTCTCGTACGCTTGCAAAAAATTTCAGCTGAATCTTCATGGTTCGGGAAGCCGTCGCGTTACGACAGCAGTTCGGAAAACGGAATGAAACGCACGGTCTCGCCCGCGCTGATCGCGTGCTGCGGCGGATTGTCGATCAGGCCGTCGCCCCAGACCGTCGACGTCAGCACTGCCGAGCTCTGGTTCGGGAACAGATCGAGGCCGCCGGCCGCATTGACGCGCGCGCGCAGGAATTCGTTGCGCCGGTCGCCCTTGCCTTGCGAAAAGTCGGCGCGCAGCGACAGCGCACGCGGCGCGACGTCGCGCACGCCGGACAGGCGCAGCAGGAACGGCCGCACGAACAGCAGGAACGTGACGAAACTCGATACGGGGTTGCCGGGCAGCCCGATGAAGTGCGCATCGGGGCGATCGTCGCCGCGACGCACCGCGCCGTAGGCGAGCGGCTTGCCGGGCTTCATCGCGATCTGCCACAGCGCGAGCCGCCCTTCGGTCTCGACGGCCGGCTTCACGTGATCCTCGTCGCCGACCGATACGCCGCCGCTCGTCAGGATCACGTCGTGATCGCGCGCGGCCTCGCGCAGCGTGTCGCGCGTCGCGGCGAGAGAGTCGGGCACGATCCCGTAGTCGGTCACATGGCAGCCGAGCCGCTCCAGCAGCCCGCGCAGCGTGAAGCGGTTCGAGTTGTAGATCGCGCCGGGCTTCAGCGGCTCGCCCGGCATCGTCAGCTCGTCGCCGGTGAAGAACACCGCGACGCGAATCCGCCGTGCGACCGCCAATTGCGCGCAGCCGACCGACGCGGCCAGGCCGAGCGCCTGCGGCGTGAGCCGCGTGCCGGCCGGCAGGATCACCGCGCCCTGCCGGATGTCCGCGCCCTGCGCGGTGATCCATTCACCGGCTTTCGGCGTATGCAGGATCTCGACCGCGTCGCCGTCGGCCGATGCCTGCTCCTGCATCACGACAGCGTCGGCGCCGGGCGGCACCGTCGCGCCGGTGAAGATCCGCGCGGCCGTGCCGGCCGCGAGCGGCACGGCCGGATGACCGGCCGGAATCCGCTGCGACACCGGCAAACGCCGCTCGCCGTGCAGCAGGTCGGCAACGCGCACCGCATAGCCGTCCATCGCGCTCGTATGCATCGGCGGCACGTCGAGCGGCGAACTCACGTCAGCCGCCAGCACGCGGCCGAGCGCGTCGAGCGTGGCAACGGTTTCGGTACCGGGCAGCGGCTTCGCGGCATCGAGCAGCGCGGCGAGCGCCTCGGCGGTCGACAGCATCGGCGCGCGCGGCGCCGCGGGATTCGGGTTCGACATCGATGGAATCGGGGATCGTTGGAATCAATACGCCATTGTAGCGACGCCGTCGCGCGGGCGCGCGATATGGCCGACATGCGAAAACTGTGATCGTCGCAAACGCGCGGGTC
Proteins encoded in this window:
- a CDS encoding Rrf2 family transcriptional regulator, coding for MRLTDYTDYSLRVMLYLAVRGEGLATIQEISDAYGISKNHLMKVVQQLGELGWVDTVRGRNGGLRLFPESLQLTVGQVVRATESDFALVGCFSTDGSESRGCVIEPQCRLKGVLAAARDAFFAELDRHTLGELVEPASPLMALLGIRPLALVRAAPSPDESPAPVEPPSTAG
- the moaD gene encoding molybdopterin converting factor subunit 1, translated to MKIQLKFFASVREALGVADEQADVPDSVTTVGDVRAWLRVRGGAWAETLAEGRALRMACNHEMTDPDTRLTEGCEVAFFPPVTGG
- the moaE gene encoding molybdopterin synthase catalytic subunit MoaE encodes the protein MATIRIQTDDFDLNAEVAALRARNPKIGAVACFVGTVRDLNEGDSVAAMELEHYPGMTEKALEKIAAEAGRRWPGIDVAIVHRVGRLLPLDQIVMVATVAAHRGDAFASCEFVMDYLKTEAPFWKKETTPDGERWVDARSADDAALARWGVESGNTPR
- a CDS encoding group III truncated hemoglobin yields the protein MTALPASPETAPARPRDAEPTEDNIRDLVYAFYDRVRADPLLGPVFDAKLAGRWDDHLPKMVTFWSSLVLGTKGYRGNVQQAHQPLDGIEPAHFSRWLSLFLKTVEARYAPPAAIRFMEPALRIAQSLQLSRFGWDYRIPPEQQALLDAIAPRRRDEGDDPHALPSRARGEPFPTKIIGRSTDPDA
- the glp gene encoding gephyrin-like molybdotransferase Glp, with product MSNPNPAAPRAPMLSTAEALAALLDAAKPLPGTETVATLDALGRVLAADVSSPLDVPPMHTSAMDGYAVRVADLLHGERRLPVSQRIPAGHPAVPLAAGTAARIFTGATVPPGADAVVMQEQASADGDAVEILHTPKAGEWITAQGADIRQGAVILPAGTRLTPQALGLAASVGCAQLAVARRIRVAVFFTGDELTMPGEPLKPGAIYNSNRFTLRGLLERLGCHVTDYGIVPDSLAATRDTLREAARDHDVILTSGGVSVGDEDHVKPAVETEGRLALWQIAMKPGKPLAYGAVRRGDDRPDAHFIGLPGNPVSSFVTFLLFVRPFLLRLSGVRDVAPRALSLRADFSQGKGDRRNEFLRARVNAAGGLDLFPNQSSAVLTSTVWGDGLIDNPPQHAISAGETVRFIPFSELLS